The Medicago truncatula cultivar Jemalong A17 chromosome 4, MtrunA17r5.0-ANR, whole genome shotgun sequence genome includes a region encoding these proteins:
- the LOC25491387 gene encoding probable sulfate transporter 3.4, whose translation MGVNSNRVDPFETIKIQSEIPMYQSPLEIHKVRLPPQRTTLQKLRHRLSEIFFPDDPFHGFKNQTSFTKFLLALQYMFPIFQWGPQYSLNLLRSDIISGLTIASLAIPQGISYAKLANLPPIIGLYSSFVPALIYSVLGSSRHLGVGPVSIASLVMGSMLSESVSYSQDPILYLKLAFTATFFAGLFQSSLGVLRLGFVIDFLSKATLVGFMAGAAIIVSLQQLKGLLGIVHFTSKMQIVPVLVSVFKERDEWSWQTILLGFSFLAFLLITRHISLKRPKLFWISAAAPLTSVILSTILVFSMRHKINKIAIIGELPKGLNPPSSNMLYFSGPHLALAIKTGLVTGILSLTEGIAVGRTFASLQNYQVDGNKEMMAIGLMNIAGSCSSCYVTTGSFSRSAVNYNAGAQTAVSNIIMASAVLVTLLFLMPLFYYTPNVVLAAIIITAVIGLIDYRAAYKLWKVDKLDFLACVCSFFGVLFISVPLGLGVAVAISVFKILLHVSRPNTSVLGNIPGTPIFHNLIQYKEAIRIPAFIILAVESPIYFANATYLQERILRWVREEEERVVALNGSALKCIILDMTAVTGIDTSGIDTLCELRRRLEQKSLQLVLANPVGNVMEKLHESNILDSFGMKGLYLSVGEAVADISSSWKAQP comes from the exons atgggTGTGaattccaatagagttgatccTTTTGAAACCATTAAAATCCAATCAGAAATACCAATGTATCAATCACCATTGGAAATTCACAAGGTTCGTTTGCCACCACAAAGAACCACTCTTCAAAAACTTAGACATAGACTCTCTGAAATCTTTTTTCCTGATGACCCTTTTCATGGATTCAAAAACCAAACTTCCTTCACAAAGTTTCTTCTGGCTCTTCAATACATGTTTCCGATTTTTCAATGGGGTCCTCAGTATAGTCTTAATCTTTTACGCTCCGATATTATATCCGGTCTCACCATCGCCAGTCTCGCCATTCCTCAG GGAATCAGTTATGCCAAGCTTGCAAACTTGCCACCAATTATTGGATTGT ATTCAAGTTTTGTGCCTGCTTTGATATATTCAGTACTTGGAAGTTCTAGACATCTTGGTGTTGGTCCTGTTTCAATTGCATCATTGGTTATGGGATCAATGTTAAGTGAAAGTGTTTCTTATAGTCAAGATCCAATTCTCTATCTTAAATTGGCTTTCACTGCCACTTTCTTTGCTGGTTTATTCCAATCTTCTCTTGGTGTATTAAG GTTAGGCTTTGTGATTGATTTTCTATCAAAGGCAACATTGGTAGGTTTCATGGCTGGTGCAGCAATCATTGTGTCACTACAACAACTCAAAGGGTTACTAGGAATAGTTCATTTCACAAGCAAGATGCAAATAGTACCTGTTTTGGTCTCTGTATTCAAGGAAAGAGACGAg tgGTCATGGCAAACCATTTTACTAGGATTCAGTTTCCTAGCCTTTCTGTTGATAACAAGACACATT AGCTTGAAGAGGCCAAAATTATTCTGGATTTCAGCAGCTGCACCATTGACTTCAGTTATTCTATCAACCATTTTAGTCTTTTCAATGAGACATAAGATCAATAAAATAGCAATT ATTGGTGAATTGCCAAAGGGACTTAATCCACCATCATCAAACATGTTATACTTCAGTGGTCCACATTTGGCTCTTGCTATCAAAACTGGACTTGTCACTGGAATCTTGTCTCTCACT GAAGGAATTGCAGTTGGAAGAACATTTGCTTCACTTCAGAACTACCAAGTGGATGGAAACAAAGAAATGATGGCTATTGGTCTTATGAACATAGCTGGCTCTTGTTCTTCATGTTATGTCACAACAG GATCCTTTTCTCGATCAGCCGTTAACTACAATGCTGGAGCACAGACAGCAGTATCAAATATAATCATGGCATCAGCAGTTCTTGTGACACTTCTGTTTCTCATGCCGCTGTTCTATTACACACCAAACGTTGTCTTAGCAGCCATCATCATCACTGCCGTTATCGGTCTAATTGATTACCGCGCCGCATACAAATTGTGGAAGGTTGACAAGCTTGATTTCTTAGCTTGTGTGTGCTCCTTCTTCGGTGTTCTCTTTATTTCCGTTCCATTAGGCCTTGGAGTCGCG GTGGCAATATCAGTCTTCAAAATCCTGCTTCACGTCTCTAGGCCAAACACATCGGTTTTGGGAAACATTCCAGGGACACCAATATTCCATAACCTAATCCAATATAAAGAAGCTATAAGGATTCCTGCATTTATCATTTTGGCTGTTGAGTCTCCCATCTACTTTGCCAATGCAACTTACCTGCAAGAAAG GATACTGAGATGGGTTCGAGAAGAGGAAGAACGCGTGGTAGCACTCAACGGAAGTGCATTGAAGTGCATAATTTTAGACATGACAG cCGTGACTGGCATAGACACAAGTGGTATCGATACATTATGCGAACTTAGAAGGAGACTGGAACAAAAATCACTTCAG CTTGTATTGGCAAATCCTGTTGGAAATGTGATGGAAAAGTTGCATGAGTCAAATATTTTGGATTCCTTTGGAATGAAAGGATTATATCTCTCAGTAGGAGAAGCTGTGGCTGACATTTCATCATCGTGGAAAGCTCAGCCTTGa
- the LOC25491388 gene encoding protein SYS1 homolog yields MFYGAVVWDPWLIVAQIVCLQCMYYITLGLLLTVLVGTRVSRLSLVYFFDYVTVTTSTVTGWCVCASFLLSSAAGAVYMLYLIERSKKCLDFAATIYIIHLCICIVYGGWPSSIAWWIVNGTGIALMALLGEYLCIRRELREIPIPRYRSNV; encoded by the exons ATGTTCTATGGTGCAGTGGTATGGGACCCTTGGCTTATTGTTGCTCAAATTGTTTGTCTACAATGTATGTACTATATCACACTTGGATTGCTCTTAACAGTTCTTGTTGGCACTCGCGTTTCTCGGTTGAGCCTTGTGTATTTCTTTGACTATGTTACTGTTACTACCTCTACCGTTACTGGATGGTGCGTTTGTGCTTCATTTCTGCTCAGCTCAGCTGCAGG GGCTGTGTATATGCTTTATTTGATTGAAAGATCAAAGAAGTGCTTGGATTTTGCAGCCACTATCTATATCATTCATCTTTGCATATGCATAGTGTATGGGGGTTGGCCGTCTTCTATAGCATGGTGGATTGTGAATGGTACTGGAATTGCCTTGATGGCTTTGCTAGGTGAATATCTGTGTATCAGACGCGAACTCCGGGAGATACCAATACCACGATATCGTTCAA aTGTTTGA